Proteins found in one Salinimonas lutimaris genomic segment:
- a CDS encoding amino acid ABC transporter substrate-binding protein: MTVMRRTGWFTKSIAAAGLLLMAGQASAALWSITYPRPLSENDLRSEYPVALLTLALEKTGVKYSLLPSDRILLQGKALRQLKENREVNVVWSMTDAQREKDLLPIRIPIAKGLIGWRVFLTTKDQLKYFKAVSSTDQLMKMTPVQGEEWPDTKILQANGFNVYTVPEYPQAFSILQSGRARLFPRSVIEVLNELESDDLPADIVLEPKLALHYPTAMYFFVNKGNATLARLIETGLERALEDGSFDALFRSTYQETLDKLDLENRTVFELDNPSLPPATPVNTPDYWLRPTRQE; this comes from the coding sequence ATGACCGTAATGCGCCGGACAGGATGGTTCACAAAAAGCATAGCAGCGGCAGGGCTATTACTCATGGCCGGGCAGGCCAGTGCCGCATTATGGTCTATCACTTATCCGCGCCCGCTGAGTGAAAATGATTTACGCTCCGAATACCCGGTGGCTTTGCTGACGCTTGCGCTGGAAAAAACCGGGGTAAAATACAGCCTGCTACCATCTGATCGCATTTTGTTGCAGGGTAAGGCACTGCGCCAGTTAAAAGAAAACCGTGAAGTTAATGTTGTCTGGAGCATGACGGATGCGCAGCGGGAAAAGGATTTGCTACCGATCCGCATTCCCATCGCCAAAGGGTTAATCGGATGGCGGGTATTTCTGACCACCAAAGATCAGCTAAAGTACTTTAAAGCGGTCAGCAGTACCGACCAGCTGATGAAAATGACACCGGTACAGGGAGAAGAGTGGCCGGATACCAAGATATTGCAGGCGAACGGGTTTAATGTTTATACCGTGCCTGAATATCCTCAGGCGTTCAGCATATTGCAGTCCGGTCGGGCCAGGCTGTTTCCCCGCTCGGTGATTGAAGTGCTCAATGAACTGGAAAGCGATGATTTACCCGCCGACATTGTTCTGGAGCCTAAGCTGGCGCTGCATTATCCCACGGCAATGTATTTTTTTGTCAATAAAGGTAACGCTACGCTGGCCAGGCTTATTGAAACGGGTCTTGAACGTGCCCTGGAAGATGGATCTTTTGATGCACTGTTTCGCTCTACTTATCAGGAAACCCTGGATAAACTGGATTTAGAAAACCGTACAGTGTTTGAACTGGACAATCCTTCATTGCCCCCGGCCACGCCTGTCAATACACCTGATTACTGGCTCAGACCCACCCGGCAGGAGTAA